A segment of the Trifolium pratense cultivar HEN17-A07 linkage group LG7, ARS_RC_1.1, whole genome shotgun sequence genome:
atgaaatttttagggGTATAGAAAAAAGGCAGGGGGTCGGAAgagaaatcataaaaaaaaaatttatgctgCACTATTAAGTAACAAACGTATGGCTATGTTCAAGCATAATAAAAGTGGCCCAACATTAAATCAACACACAATAAGTATCATCACGTGACATAAAAAGGCTATTGGCTAAATTAGGCTAATAAGTAGGAAAGAACACAATTAGGATTTCAAAAATGCCCAGTAACAACATTACGATGAAGACtatgttttatatattattgatcttatttgcaatttaaatgaagaatattataCCAATATAGTGTGgtacaagtggtagatacttgggtCCCTTAATTATTTGGTCCTGAGTTCATTTCATGGCCAGTGCGTATGGAGAATCATTTGTTGGGAGGGGTCAACCTCTcaaatggatctcagttatctcgaggggattagtctctgcaattgCGCGCGAaggatattttttatttacaaaaaaaaattgaagactattcttttgaatttttttactaagggttcatttttaatatttgagTCGGACCTCCAAATCATCGGGGCTGGCCCTGATgaaattagttttttaattaGTGTGTCAGTCCCTTCAATGAAAGAAATCATAAACTAAATATTTCATTGAAGGTGATTGATGTTATATCTAATTtggtttatttttcaattttaagttTAATCTTAGTTTTggtaagaaaagaaaaatgttttatcTTACTTGGATAATGTTTCTTTGATTCATTTTTATCTTGATTATTCTTTCATTCTAGAAGTTTTTCTAATATTAAAATAGTGGATTATGGTGAACTTATTGTTGTTTATATGTAGTTGAGGATTAAATCAAACCCTTTATAGTTGTTGAACCttggtttgattttttaaaataattctttttattttttatttttaaaatcattgttttcatttatatttatttcatCTACAAACTAAAACCCGCAAATCTTttacttttgtttcttttcgTTAAATTTTTAAGTCAGTCAATCATAAAATGATTCTGGTTGTCAAATTTTAGTATAAATAAAATCgtcaataacttttttttttttttttttttacatttgtcaattttattaattttggtgGTATTCGGCGCCCATCAATAACCCAAAAATCTAATAATTTACAATTTAATATTTAACTCACTAGATTTGTTACCATTCTTCAATTAATAACTTATCCCAACATTTCAATCACCAGAAAGAACATAATCTATAtaaaatatgtaacaataaacaACATAGGAATAGTATCATGCAAGTCCAGCCTCCAATCCATTGAATGTATCATAAAGTGGCATATTTAGTGTCTCAGGTAGGTAAAATGCAAACATTCCACCTAAAATTCCGCATGCCGCAAATACTCCAAATGGCAACCAACCACCCAAAACTACTACAAAAGGAGCCAATATCGCCCCCATTTGGGCAGCCTGAGTCGCAGTCCCTAATGCTGCATTCCTTACCACCGTGGGGAATAACTCTGCCGTGTAAATAAACAACAAGTTATAAGTTCCGGCCATTCCAAATATCCCTAAAACACCACAcaccattttaattattttccacACCCCAATATTACTCATCAAACTCCCCATCAAACAAAAGAATCCACTAAACCACATTGTTCCTATTGTCAATGGTTTCCTCCCAAACCTATCCAATAACACTGCAGTTATCGTGAATGCTGGCATTTCGGCAACTGCATTTAGAAGCACATTCATGTATAGGTTGGTTTCGAGGTTGGCAACGTTTAAACTTAGACCATAATAGACCACCGAGGCTGAGAAGTTAATAACTACCGCTAGGAATAACCTAATACGTGTAACTGGGTATTGAATCACATCCACAATGGATCCAATTTGTGCATCCTTGTTTTCGATGCAATTAATTAGGTTGGACTCGTCATCATTTGTTGCTATTTTTGATTTTGATACTTCTTCATCTAATGCAAGGAAAGCTCCATCTGGAAGGTGTTTTCCATTGGAAGAAGCAATGGTGGACATGAGCTTAGTTGCTTCGTGTATTCTTCCTCGAACAAGGTACCATCTTGGGGACTCGGAGACGAAGGGAAGAACAAGGATTATGTACAGGAGGGAAGGGATAGAGGATACAATGTAGAGTGTGCGCCATGTTTGAAAGGCATATGCGATGCCTGAGAGAATTGCAATACCACAAGAGAAGAAGTAGAAGGTGGACATTCCTGCCATACCGCGTTTTGATGGGCCAATGGGTTCAGTGGCAAGGACAAAGGCGCAAAGGCCAACACCGCCTGTGCTAAAACCAGTGAGGACGCGAAGGAGTACATAGGTCCAATAGTTGGGGGAAAATGCTGTCAAGAAGCCAAATATGGCATTTAATGCACACACTACCAAGAGCGAACCTTTTCTTCCGAGAGATGAGTCTGAAAGGTGACCAAACACTCCGGCTCCTGAAATTACAACATCAAAATCAGGTTGGTTTTATGTCATTGGTTATTtagcaaatatatataaaagaaaaaaaaacttgtaataataatataataaaaatgctAGCAACATCCGCTTTAACATTTTCTCTCTTATTGAGTAAAATTATGTGGAATCCATTTTAAAAATGATGGAAcatacattaattttatcaaataaaaaaattgttaaaattaaaatagataggTATTAAACTTAGAGGGAGCATTGCTAGCACTCCttagtatatatattatatttgtttttttataacaatcatatataatGTTTAATGAAGCTTTCATGGAACAAAAGCATTAATAACCAAAAGACAAATCTCTTTGCAAACATGTACAAAATTGCTTACGTTAGTTTGCTAATTTTTAATGAATATGTGTGGGTTTGAATAGCAGCCATATTAGAAAAGTGAATTCTTTAGATTTAGTTTGAACTGATAAAGTGAGACATCGACAATTTGGCATGATTCCATTCCACTAACAAATATATTCCTCCACTTGAACATAATATTCCAGATAGATACCATTATACCAATGCAATTTATCAATTATGATGTTTTAAAATGAGTAGTGTTTGAAAAATTTATACGTAGAAATGAGTTGATCTTTTTTAGAATAATTATGAGTGGGAAGTCGGTAGGAGTGTTTTGGTCAGGGTCGAATCTCTTGTTTTAtgtctatattttattttgtttttttgttttttttttttgctggtgttttttttgtgttgttgttttaTTCTTGTTATTTTGGCTCTATTTTGTTAAAGGTGTTCAATCAAAATtcattctttttcaaaacaaattttttcttttaaatgatATTTAACATTTTACTCCTATTATCTATGAATTTCTTGCCTATAAAACTTATATTCATATAGTATTTTAAGTTTGaagatcattttttttagaaagGCTTTGAAGATCATTGTTAGTTCTCAACAGATCGACACACTCAAGTTTTATGTATATAGAAAATACACCATGGATTACCTACGcaactattttattattagtatttattattattatataaaagtTGTTGTCCACTATCTTTGAAATTTTGCAACCAAAGTAAGAACCCCACAAAATTGgtaaacttataaattattagaaaataatAATCGAACTAACAAGACGATAAAGAGATAGAGAAAGGTATGGTATGGTCCTTTTCTTTTTCAGTCTTTTTAGACTTTTAGACTTTAGTACTTGCCTCAAGTACCACACACCCTTATCACAAAAACTTTTTAAATGtttatcaaaaataataatagtaaaaaatttcTCACACCAAAAATGGAATGTGAGTAGGGAACAAAGATTgattataaaactaaaaatatgataaatgatatgATTAAATATTGTTTTGCTTATCTGTACATGTTCAGTCACGCCAATTGCACAACTCTATCatcttgaatattttttttattcatctaATTAAAGAAGTTCAATCATTTCGTATCATATTAATCTGTCATTCTTCAATAAGATTgagattgaaagaaaaataagttatcTGTACATTGTACATATCATCTCCTACTACCGTAAAATTAAGATCAACTTGAGAGATCTCTAGTTTGACACGAtgtgaaacataaaataagatatattgttattattttttaccgTATATTCGTATGACAAAATTTATTGTTAAATATGtcaataaaagataaattaacgttttaaaaatatttttttattaactataTATCTTATGAATTTTCATTAAAATgttactcatatatatatatatatatatatatatatatatatatatatatcaaatattataaattaatattaaattttataaacatgGTGAATGTGGAGAGGGGATCCGGGATCCTCTCCGGTAAAATTTTCCTCCAGTGGAATCCTGACCATCCTATTCATTTGTGAAcagtaattatataataaaataattaaatcaaaGGGTGAATTTCTTGATGTTCTGAGGTTCATTTGAGGTTCTGTTTTGTTCCTGAGATAAGCAGTGTAGGAGCCTTTATTTTTGCTGGGTTTGTTACCACGTTTATAATGGTTTGTTACCTTGTTTACCCAAACACATCTTGTGTTTTGGTGactgtttttaataaaattattgctgattcaaaaaaaaaatgaactgcACTCCCTGCAGTTATTTTTGGACAGGAGGGGATCTGTTCTCCTAAATGTGATAATAGGTTTCAATCCTgctataaatttttaatatataggtACACACTAAATAAGTGTTATAAACATTTTCGATATTTTAAAGAGTTTGACTATTCCAATTTGAagatatttttgtttctttattccCACCAAGAATTTGATCACAAAATCGTGCTAACTCCATACGAATCAATTCTGAGAAGCATGTGCCCATAACTCCAGCAATGGTAGTGTTTCAAGGACACTAAATCATTAGGTGtcattttccttatttataaGGAGGAAGGGAGACAATATGAGATAGTAGGTGATacaattaatgtaaaattattggAGAGAATATGAGATAGTAGGTGATGcaatttatgtaaaattttaaagagTAAATTAGGTTAACACATAAATGTAGTTAAGACTTAGTAACATTTAACAATGATCTTAAGAGTGATGGCAAGCCAAGGTTGGATTTAGATTCTTCTATAAAAACTGGTTAGATTTAGTCATTTAGATAATCACAAGTTACATTGCCTTCTcctattattaattttcatctcactcaaaaacaataataaaatcttAGCTTAGTCTCACATAAATCAAGAGATTAATACTACcagtgaaaaaataataattaggaAATCGTTAAACACCGtctctttaattttcttttaagatATGCTTAACAAGTTAAGTTCGGGGCACTGTTTTGCATGACGctgataattaatatattttggttgtaattaaagcaaaaaaaataaaagataagagaAAATTGAACTAACCAATCATGCAGCCAGCGAAGAAAAGAGCTTGAACAAGTCCAACTTTAAACTTATCACCACAAATCAAACTCCATTCCGAAACCGTCGACGCCGCTTTCCCTCCGATCCACTCCCACTCAGCCGCCTTCATCCCACACAAACTCCCGCCACCACCACCGGCGCAATCAACACCATTAACACAACTCCAATCAGGTTCCCGATCAGCAAAAATCATAACCATAGTATGAAAAGCTTCAAGCGCCCAAGCAAGACTAGTAAGTATAAAATGTTTCAACTGCCATTTTCCAAATTCGCCACAGTATTTCTCAAGCATCTCATCGATGCAAATCTTTTCTGATTCTGTTGAGGATTTTGATGGCGGCGGTAAGATCGGTGTGTGGAGATCATCGGAAAGTGAGGAGAATGTGGCCGCCATCGGTGTTTGTCGCTTTCTTTTgcgtttggaaaaaaaaatggttatacAGAGTGTGTCAGTTCAATCTTTATATATAGAGTTTGTTTTATGAATTTGTGAACCAAAATGAactagtcatatatatatatatatatatatatatatatatatatataagaatattCTCGAATTAATTACTATTTCATTGTGGAAAAATTGgcttttttctttgttaaatataatctttttttatCACAATAAGTTTTGTAACTAACTACAGTACAATTTAGTTAGTAGATATAGAAATACTAGGATTTGAATCTTTTAACGTGAATGATGTGAAAAATGTGTAAAGTggaaaagtaattttttttttttgacacaataatTGTTGTTATTTTAGCAATCctataatttgttaaaaaaaaaatttgacaaaaaataatttgttaaattttaGCAATCCTATATAATTTGTTAAATGGTGCACcaatattatgtattttttatttgttaaacaATGAGCAAGAATATTCACtatcatttaaatttaaaaataatcttagtatgtgtttggttctgcggtggacagaattgattttgacacaattgagtttgacagaattgattttgatagaattgagtttgatacaattgatttatgtttggatatattcatacaaaagtgagttgaacaaagaatttgagtgtaaaaatcaattctagaatcagaagctacaatttctagcttcaagtaaaATCAATTATGGAgatagaatcaattctacttttgagaaaccaaacaagacagaatcaattctaaacgtctagaatcaattctgtctgctccagaattgaaaccaaacatacacttattAAGTTGATTAGATCTCTTCCTCTTCTGACGACGCACAACTTGTTCGATACGCGCAACCAACTCTCCTACATCATGTAGTGATCAGAATTAAAGTTCATAATTTCATATAGttctttatatttataaataaatatgtgaGTTCAGTCACTTgaataataaaagaataaaaaaaaatctaaaactacTACTCGTATTTTTGTGTACATTtaggtctgtttggttcggaaGTTTTGGAGGAGATGGGAGGTGACAGAATATTTTAAAGGCATAAAAGCAGTTTTGACACCTCAAGTtttataattgtgcgattttggctcCTCAAGTgtcaattgtgcgattttaaccctttaaatttgataattgtgcgattttggttttgtaccgtagaagctccctataatataatatttctatttttatttatcttttttcacAAGCACAAATAATGTTTTTAttaatgtcatatttttattttttttggttttctagTCTAGTATTAATGTCATCTTTATGTGTTTATAGATTTACCGCTCCATGGCAGAAGATTCACGTGGTGTAGAGTCGGAGGATCATCTATGAGTAGTATCGACAGGTTCCTCATTTCAGAATTTTGGTCCACGGAGTGGCCATCAAGTAAGCAGTGGTGCCTAGACAAAGAAATTTCAGATCATTGTCCGATCATGTTATGTGAATCAACTCAGAATTGGGGTCCAAAGTCGTTCCGTATGTTAACATGCTAGAAGGAAATAGAGGGATATCACAACTTTGTTAAAGAACACTGGAAGGAGTTGCAGGTGGAGGGGTGGGGAATGTATGTGTTAAAAGAAAACCTAAAGCTGATCAAGGATTAATTGAAAATATGGCATAAAGACCATACCCAAAACTTAGGAGGTAGAATAAAAGAAGCAAAGAAAGAGCTAAATGAATTGGAAATCAAGGGAGAAACAGTTGACTTATCAATTGAGGAAGTCAATACCAAGAGAGATATTTCAGCTAAGTTGTTCAAGCTTTCAAATTTAAATTGCAGCATTCATTGGCAAAAATCTAGAGTTAAAGGTGATGCAAACACTAAATACTTCCTTGGTTGTATTaacaagagaagaagaaataacGAAATTCTGACTTTGGAGATGAACGACAGAAAGTTGTATGAGGTGAATGAAATAAAAGATGCAATTGTCGATCATTTTCAAAGACATTTTGCGTCTAGAGGTAACAGACCAGTTCCAGCCAATGTGGAATTCAAAACCATCAGCAATGCAGATCAAGAGAACTTGACTCGAGAATTTTCTGAAGAAGAAGTGCGCAAGGCAGTTTGGGAATGTGAAAGTTCCAAAAGCCCAGGGCCAGATGGAGTGAGCTTTGAATTTGTGAAAGAATTTTGGGATGAAGTAAAGGATGATTTCTATAGGGTTGTGGCGGAGTTTCATTCGAATGGTAAGATGGTCAAAGGAGCAAATTGTTATTTTATCGCTCTTGTCCCAAAGAAGAAAAATCTTGTGAATTTGTCAGATTTTAGACCTATATCTTTGGTAGGATGTATTTATAAGGTGATTTCCAAGATCCTATCTAATAGACTGAAGAAGGTAATTGGTGGAGTCATATCAGAAACTCAGTCTGCATTTGTAGCTGGGAGACAAATTCTAGACGAAATCCTTATTGCTAATGAATTGTGGATGAGgctaaaaagaagaaaaaagaagtgGTGATGTTCAAAGTAGATTTTGAGAAGGCGTACGATTCAGTCGATTGGAAATTTCTTGATTTTGTTATGTCAAAAATGGGCTTTCCGGAGAAATGGAGGAAGTGGATATCAGAATGCCTTACGTCTGCCTCTATTTCAGTGTTGGTAAATGGGAGTCCAACAAAGGAGTTCAACATGGGACGTGGTTTGAGACAAGGTGACCCTTTGTCtccttttctctttttaatgGCAGCTGAAGGCTTTAACTTATTGATGAGAAAAGCAGTGGAGTTAGGGAGGTTCGTTGGCTTCAAATTTGACAGGGGTGATGAACAGTTTACGCACCTTCAATATGCCGATGACACTCTCATCATTGGTAAGAAGGGGTGGGGAAATATTCGGATCATTAAGGCAAATCTTTTGTTGTTTGAGTTGATATCGGGGTTGAAAGTTCATTTTCACAAGAGTCTTTTGGTGGGGATAAACATATCTCAGAGATGGCTGGAAGAAGCGACGAATATCCTAAATTGTAAGATCGGTAGCATTCCCTTTAAGTATCTTGGACTTCCGATCGGTGCTAGTCCGAGGAGAAAATCGACATGGCAACTGGTGATCGATTCGATAAGATCCAGATTATCAAGTTGGAAACATAAGCATTTGTCTATTGGTGGTCGAGTGGTTATTCTCAAATCAGTCTTGTCAGTGATACCAGTCtactttctctcttttttcaaAGCTCCACCAGGTATCATTTCTTCGATCGAatctctttttaaaaaattcttatgGGGTAGGAGTGAGGGAGAGAGGAAAATAAATTGGGTAAAATGGGACATTGTGTGTAGGCCTGTCGAAGAGGGGGGTTTAGGGTTAAAAAATGTAAGGGCGCTCAATTTGGCGCTCTTAAGTAAATGGGTTTGGAAAATTAACTTTGAGCATCAAGGGCTGTGGTATAGGGTCTTGGACATTAGATATGGGGTGAGTAGTGTAGAGAATATGGCAGGAGGGAGAGGTTGTTCTGTTTGGTGGAATGATATTTGTCAAATAAAGATGGATAACAGGGAGCTGTCAAATGGGTTCTCATTGAAAAGTGCGTACAAATCAATTATGTCTGGGGAAACTAGGTTGTCTAATCCTTTGTGGGCTAGGGCGTGACATAAGTCGGTTCCGTTAAAAGTTTCGTGTTTAGTGTGGAGAATGTTTCAAAATAGGTTAGCTACAAAAGATAATTTATTTAGGAGAGGTATTATCAATCAAGGTTCTCTTCTCTACGTAGGTGAGTGCGGCAAGGAAGAATCGGTATCTCATCTTTTCTTTGAGTGCTCGATTTTTGCAGGTTTATGGAATGGTGTGTGCAGCTGGCTGGGAATTTCAACAGCATTCCAGCATGAAGCTTTGCATCAATTAATCCATTTTGAAGGTCTGATCGGAGGCGGCAGGGTCCACTCGATGAAAGTTAATGTGATTTGGTTTGCTTGCACTTGGATCATATGGAAATCAAGAAATGACAAAGTGTTTAAAAATAAGGACATTTGTTTGCAAAATCTGGTGGAAGAGGTAAAAAGGTGCTCGTGGAATTGGTTGAAGCTTAAATCAAACTCCATTGATTACAGTATCGCTCAATGGTATTTGAATCCTAGAGCTTGTTTGGGATGTATAGATTCTTGATATTTGTCTGCTCTTCGGGTTAGAGTGTTGCAGGGTGTTCTCATTTGCTGATTGTTATCTGCGAAGTTTCTCGATTTTTAAGGGTGTTGCCTCAGCTTTGGGTGTTCTCTTTTATCTTGAATTTCCTAATTGTTGGTAGAGTGGTCTTTGTTTTTTGTAAACTGTTTTATCAGTTATTTTTCCTGTGCTAGAGTTAGCAGGAGGCTTGTGCAGGATAGGGcatttttgttagtttttttggTGTTGTGATTATCATTTACAGACTTGGTTGTAATTTGGACCTTCAAAGTATACCTTGTACTTTGAAGTGTgctgattttttaataaatgtcttttttgctttttccaaaaaaatataaattaacatgacccttataattttatggagaatgttaatttgtgctcttaa
Coding sequences within it:
- the LOC123899090 gene encoding organic cation/carnitine transporter 4-like, with product MAATFSSLSDDLHTPILPPPSKSSTESEKICIDEMLEKYCGEFGKWQLKHFILTSLAWALEAFHTMVMIFADREPDWSCVNGVDCAGGGGGSLCGMKAAEWEWIGGKAASTVSEWSLICGDKFKVGLVQALFFAGCMIGAGVFGHLSDSSLGRKGSLLVVCALNAIFGFLTAFSPNYWTYVLLRVLTGFSTGGVGLCAFVLATEPIGPSKRGMAGMSTFYFFSCGIAILSGIAYAFQTWRTLYIVSSIPSLLYIILVLPFVSESPRWYLVRGRIHEATKLMSTIASSNGKHLPDGAFLALDEEVSKSKIATNDDESNLINCIENKDAQIGSIVDVIQYPVTRIRLFLAVVINFSASVVYYGLSLNVANLETNLYMNVLLNAVAEMPAFTITAVLLDRFGRKPLTIGTMWFSGFFCLMGSLMSNIGVWKIIKMVCGVLGIFGMAGTYNLLFIYTAELFPTVVRNAALGTATQAAQMGAILAPFVVVLGGWLPFGVFAACGILGGMFAFYLPETLNMPLYDTFNGLEAGLA